A section of the Natronolimnobius sp. AArcel1 genome encodes:
- a CDS encoding thioesterase family protein, translated as MSYTRTWTVRFSDTDPFSIAHYPRMIDAIHETSDMFMEEIGWSFWEMTEQHEIGLPLVSMDFDFKQQVSGGDQVQIELTTDVGTSSVQFVYTGTHDGAVVFTGTEHRVCVPVGGDQSVPVPDELRAALKSTSE; from the coding sequence ATGAGTTACACGCGAACGTGGACAGTTCGGTTCTCGGATACAGACCCGTTCAGCATCGCCCACTACCCCCGGATGATAGACGCAATTCACGAGACCTCCGATATGTTCATGGAGGAGATCGGCTGGTCGTTCTGGGAGATGACCGAACAACACGAAATCGGGCTCCCGCTCGTCTCGATGGACTTCGATTTCAAACAGCAAGTGAGCGGTGGAGATCAAGTTCAGATCGAACTGACGACCGATGTCGGCACCTCGAGCGTTCAGTTCGTCTATACTGGGACCCACGATGGGGCCGTCGTGTTTACCGGCACGGAGCACCGGGTCTGCGTTCCAGTCGGCGGCGATCAGAGTGTCCCAGTTCCGGACGAGTTACGCGCTGCGCTGAAATCGACCTCGGAATAA